The sequence below is a genomic window from Thermoanaerobaculia bacterium.
CACGTGGGAATCGGCGGCCGCGCGCGAGCGCGAGGAGGTCGGGTGGAAGGCCGCCGAGTTCCTCGCCCTGTTCGAGGGGGCGCCGCGGTGAAGGCTCCGCGCATCACGCTCCCGGTCGACGCGCCGGCGCTCGCGCGGGGCGTCGGTTTCTTCGAGACGCTCTGGGTCCTCGACCGGCGGCCCGTCTTCTTCGAGGCGCACCTCGCCCGGCTGCGGACGTCGTGCGCCGCGCTCGGCGTTCCCGGGCCGCGCCCCTCGAGGGTTCGCGACGCCTCGAAGGCGGCGCTCCGCGGCGCGCGCCGCGGCGAGGAATACGGCATGCGGTGGTCGTATCTGGCGGTCGGCCACGACCTCGACCGGCCCCGGTCGTGGCGCTTCTTCGCCATGCTCTTCCCGGTTCCGCGGGAGATCCTCCGGAAACGCCGCGGTGTTCGGGCGGTGCTCCTGCCCCGCGGCTGGGAGCGGACGACGCCGCGGTGGAAGACGATCGACTACCGCGCGTCGATCGCCGGCGCGCGTCTCGCGCGCGGGCGGGCGGCCGAGGAAGGAATCTTCCTGGACGAGCACGGCCGTGTGCGCGAGGGGACCGCGAGCAACGTGTTCCTCCTCTCCGGGCGCCGGGCAGCGACCGCGCCGGTCTCGGCCTCGCTCCTGCCCGGCGTCGTCCGCTCGTGGGTGCTCGAGAACGCTCCGCGCGTCGGTCTCGCGATCGAGGAACGGTCCTTCCCGGCGGTCCGCCTTCGCCGCGGCGGCTTCTTCACGTCGAGCCTCACGGGAATCGCGCCGATCGAATCGCTCGACGGGGTGAAATGCGCGCCTCCGCCTCCGATTCTCGCCGAGCTGCGCGCGCTCTACCGGCGCACGGCCGAGGAAGCCGAATTCCGTTGAAACGCCTCCTCCTCCTTCTGGCGTGCGGCGCTCTCGCGTCGGCCGCGTCGGCCGCTCCGGCCGTCCTGACCGTCACGTTGCTCGGAACCGGCAACCCGCGCCCGGCGGTGCGCGGCGGTCCCGCGATCCTCGTCGAGGGAGGCGGCCGCGCCGTCCTGTTCGACGCCGGGCGCGGCGCCGAGGAGAAGCTCTTCGCGCTCGGCCTCGCGCCGAAGGTCGAGGTCCTCTATCTGACGCACCTCCATTCCGACCACACGGTCGGGATTCCCGACGTCTGGCTGACGGGCTGGCTTTTCGGGAGGTCCCTGCCGCTCCGGGTCTTCGGTCCGGCGGGGACGGGTGCGCTCTGCCGCGGGCTCGAGCGCGCCTTCTCGTTCGACGTCCACGTGCGGCGCGACGTCGACGAGAAGCTCCCCGCCGCCGGCGCCGTGCTCGACGCGCACGAGATCGGCGACGGCTCCGTCACGACGGAGGGCCCGCTTCGCGTCACGGCGTTCTCGGTCGATCACGGCCCGGTGCGCCCGGCGCTCGGCTACCGGATCGACGCCGGCCGGCATTCGGTCGTGCTCTCGGGCGACACGCGCCCCAACGACAATCTCGTGAAGTTCGCGCGCGGGACCGACGTCCTCGTTCACGAAGTGATCGCCCCCGACGCCGAGCGGGGCGGCGCCGCGGCGTCGTTCTCGCGTGAGCAGCGCGAGAGGATCATCGCCCATCACTCCACTCCCGAGCAGGCGGGAGAGATCTTTTCCCGGGTGAAGCCGAAGCTCGCCGTCTACTCCCACATCGTCCCGTCCTTTGCGACCGCCGCCGACCTCGTCGCTCCCACGCGGAAGACCTATTCGGGGCCGCTGGAGGTGGGGGAGGACGGGATGGTGATCGAGATCGGCGACGCGGTGCGGGTGATCCCGCCGAGGAAGTAGAGAAGCCCAAACTTCAGGGGCGCGGCGAGCGCGGGTGATTCCGGAAGAAGCGGACGACCGCCGGCCCGGCCCACGGCGGAAAGACGTGCCCGCCCGGGTGGATCCAGACTTCGACCGGCGCGCGGCGGGAGGAGCGGAACGCCCGGCACATCGGTCCGCACCGGCGCGTCTTCTTCGAGCAGCCGTCGACCCGGCAGGCCGTCTCGATCGCTCCCCGCTGTTGCGCGATCGGGAGGATCCGGTCGCGCTCCCCCGCGATCACCACGAGCGGCTTCGGGACGGCCGGGGCGGTGGGGGGCCAGATCTTGCCGGCGCAGGCCGCGAACCCGGCGAACACCGGCGCGCGCTCGGCCCAGAGCAGGTAGGTGAAGATCGCGCCGTTGGAGAATCCGGCGGCGTAGACGCGATCGGGATCGACCTTCCAGCGTTCGCCGATCGTCGACAGCGCGGCGTCGAAGAACTTCAGATCGCGGTCGCCGTCCTCGCCGGCGGTCCGCTGCCACCCCGGGAATCGCCCCTTCGGGTCGATCGCGGTCGCCGTCGGGAGCCCCTGCAGGTAGGCGACCACCGCTTGCGGCCACGAGTCCTGGATCTCCATCGAGCGCGCGGCCTCGCGCGCGTTGCCGCCGTGCCCGTGGAAGGCGAACACGAGCGGAGCGGGACGTCCGCCGCCGACGGCCGGCGGATAGACGAGGGCCCGGCGGGGGACTCCGTCGATCGTCCAGCTCATCGGGACGGGGTCGGGAACCCGGACGGCGGCCGCGGCGGCCGCGGCGACGAGCGCGACCGCCGCGGACAGGGGCGCGATCCGCGCGCTCCGGCTCACAGGTAGCTCAGCCACGGGTCGCGCCGGCGCGCCTTGAGCTCGGCGAACCAGCGGCACGGCACGTACAGGATCGCGACACCGGCGGCCCACGCGAGATAGACCGCGGGAAGACCGTAGCCGAAATCGGGGGGCGGTGGATGGCCCGGGCCGTCCTTCAGCGCGGCGCCGCCGTACGTGAAGAGGAACGCGGCGACGGCCATCGCGTGCAGGAGCGGGATGTGAATGACGTAGTAGAAGAACGGCACGCGTCCGTAGACCACCGCCTTCGAGGCCGCCGTCCGGGCCGGACGCTCGAGCCACGCGAGCAGCGCGATCGACGGGCCGAGCGTCATCAGGAGGTACAGGAGCGACGGCGGATACTTCTCGCAGTTGACGAACGACATCACCGTGAAGAGCGCGTTCTTCTGCGGCGTCCAGGGGCGGGGATCGCCGTACGCGTTCGTCCAGCGCAGCGCGACGAAGAGGAGCGAGAGCGCGGCGCCGCAGCGCCAGAGGAATCGCTTCCGCCGCGCGGGCTCCCAGTCGTAGACGGCGCCGAGCGCGTAGCCGGCCGCCATGACCCCCGCCCATGGGATCAGCGGATAGACCAGCATGAACGCGTGGCCGTCCGCCTGCGCGATGGGGGTCCACGAGGGGACGTGAAGGACGTTCCAGACCCACGCGGCCGGGCCGAAGGCGTCGGGGCGCACGCCGTCGAGGAGATTGTGCCCCGCGATCATCGCGATCCCGATCGTTCCCGCGACCGCGGGAGAAAACCGGACGAGCAGGGCGAGGAACACCATCGACCAGCCGATCGCCCAGATCACCTGGAGCACGATGACGTGCAGGCCGGGGTCGAACGACCATCCGAACGAGACGAGCGTGACCTCGACGATGACGAGCCAGAGCCCGCGCGTCCAGAGAAAACGCGAGAGCGTGCGCGGAGAGCGGCCGCGGGAGAGGGAAAGGCGCGCACCGGTCCCCGCGAGGAACACGAACACGGGGGCGCAGAAATGCGTGATCCAGCGGGTGAAGTAGAGCGGCGGCGTCGTGCGCGAGAGGTCGAGCGGGTCGAATCGCGCGTTGGCGAAGAAGTCGCGCGCGTGGTCGAGCGCCATCACGATCATCGCGAGCCCCCGCAGGACGTCGACGGAATCGATCCGGCGCCGCGCCGGCGCCGTCCGGGGGGCTCCCCCGACGGAGATCGCCGTTTCGCCGAGCATCGCGTTCGCCGTCCCCGCCGGAACGGCCTCAGCGGCCCGTCACGGGCGGCTTCGCGGGCCCTCCGGGCCGCTTTCGGGGGGGGCCGGTCTTCGCGGTCAGCGACTCGGCGGTCGTGTAGAGCGGTTCGATGTCGGTCGGAATGGCGGCGAGGCGGTCGACCGCCTTCCGGATCTCGGGGCGCAGCACCGCGTCCTTCTCCATCATCTTCTTGGCGCCCGCGTAGTCGCCCGTCGCCTCGAGGGTCAGCAGGTCATGGTCGAGGTCGGCGATCGCCTGCTTGATCTTCCCGAAATCGACGGCGAAGGTGCCGTCCGGCCGCGCGACGTAGCCTCCCTTGTCGAGGAGATAGTTCACCTGCATCGCCTGGCCGCGCGCGTGGGCGTCCTGGAGACCGAAGTGGAGCGTGCGGAACGCGGAGGCGAGGACGGTCGTGTAGAGCTTGCGCTCCTCGGCCGCGCCGCCCGGGATCGCCTTCGTGTCCATCATGCGCTGGAGCGCGAACATTCCGGTCACGTCCGCCTTCGCCTCCTCGATCGCGCTGTAGAGGTCCTTGAGCTCGAGCCGGGGGTTCGTCGCCCGGTCGCCCACCCGGATCTCGTGCGGGCCGAGCCCGTGGCTGAGCTCGTGCGCCATGATCCACGTGAAGAACATGTCGAAATCGACGTCCTTCCGGTCCTCGGGCGAGAGAACGATCTTCGAGATCGGGACGAGCGTCTTCTCGAACTTCGCCTGCTGAATGTTGCGGAGGAGGATCCTCTTGCTGCCCTTCTGCTGGACGACCCGGTCGTCGTTGGGAAGGTTGTAGGCCGCCGTCGCGACGCCGTGGTTCCCGTCCCCGGCGGCGAAGAGCTCGTTGACGACGCGGATCGGCGAGGCGGCGCCGAGCCGGGCGACCCGGTATTTCGGGTCCTCGGGAAGGTGGTCCTCGACGTCCTGGAGATGCTTCGAGAAGAACGCGACCTTCGCCGTCTCCTTCTCGTCGCGGATCGTGACGTAGGACTCGAACGCGGCCTTGTACCCGAAGAGCGCGTCGTTGTACGTCTCGTACGGGCCGATCGTGACGTCGACAGGGGCGTCGAGGTCCATCCAGGCGATGTCGCTGTCGTAATAGTCGTTCGACAGGAACGCGGATGCGCGCGCGGTGAGGAAGCGCTCGAGCGTCGCGTTGTCCGTGGCGGCGGCCGCCTCGCGAAGCAGGTCGGCGGCCCGGGCGAGATCGGCGCGGTACTCGCGGCTGTACGGGACGATCGTGAGCTTGCGCGAAGCATCCCGCCGGATCACCGTGTAGAACCCCTTCGCGGATTCCTGCTCCCCGGGGGAAAGCCCCTTTTCCCAGGACTCGAACTCCTCTTTCGTCATGTCTTCCGGATAGAAGTTGGCGCCGGGGGGCTTCGTGGCGGGAACGCCGGGGAGGAAGGCCGTGTATCCGTCGATCTCCGACCACGGTCCCTTGTTCATCCAGAAGTAGTGGAGCCGCGCGCGTCCGAGCGGTGACCGGTCGGCCTGGAGCTTGCGGTATTCCGCGCGGTTTCCGCTCCAGAGCTGGTCGAGGAAGATGTCGTTGACGATCCGGGAGGCGTCGATCAGCTTCGCGACGGCCTTCCGGTCTCCGGGCGAGAGCCGCGACAGATCCACGCGCAGGGGCGTCGGCGCGAGGCGGCCGGCCATTTTCGCGAGCTCGGCGGCGTCCGGCGACGAGCCGGCCGCCGCCGTTGCGGCGCCGATCGACGCCAGCAGGATAACGAGGAGAGATTTCGTCATTCGTTTCGCTCCTAACGGCCGGATTCTATGTCGTGTGAACGCCGACCCCGGTCATTCGGGAGAGGCGCTGCGCTCCACCTCGACGCGCGCGTCGTTGAAGCAGGCGCCGCCGCCGAGATCCGTCAGCGTGTCGGGGCAGAGGGCGTTGGCGCCGCGGCCGTTGCGCGTGTGGCGCGCCCAGAGCCCCTTCGGCAGCCGCACGACGCCCGGGCGGACCTCGGCGGTCACGCGCGCGAACGTGAGGACCTCGCCGAGCCCGTTGAAGACGCGGACGGGGTCGCCGGAGCCGAGACCGCGGCGGCCGGCGTCCTCCGGATGGATCTCGAGCGCGGCGGGGTCCCGGTCGAGCTCTCCCAGCGTCGAGCTGATCATCCGATCCGACGCGGGGGAGATGAGCGCGAGCGGGTGACGCGCGTCGTCCGGCAGCTCCCGGAAGGCGTAGAGGCCCGCCGGCGACTCGCGGTCGAGCGCCTCGGGAAAAAGGCGGATTTTCCCGTCCGGCGTCCGCGGGAACACGTCCACGAACTGGACCGGCCGCGCGCCGGAATCGGGGAAGGCGGCGCCGGTGGAATCGAGGCAACGGCGGATCTCCTCCGCGCGCGGGCTCTGGGCCAGGATCGCGGCGCCGATCTCCTCGGCGCTCTCGAGATCGCCGGAGCGGGCGACGCCCGTTCTCCGGCAGAGCTCCGCGAAGACGTCGACATTCGGCCGAGCCTCCCCTTCCGGCCGCGCGACCGGGCGCGCGTCGTGGAGGACGTACGCCCCGTAGCCGCGCGACATCTCGCGGTGCTCGAGGAACGCCGTTGCCGGCAGCACGACGTCCGCGTGCCGGGCGGTATCGGTCATCACCTGATCGAAGACGACGGTGAAGAGGTCGTCGCGGAGGAGCCCTTCCCGGACCTTCTCCTGGAGCGGCGCCGTCGCGAGCGCGTTGGAGTTGTAGACGAAAAGGACCTTCACGGGCGGCGCGGTCTCGGGAGCGAGGGCCTCGCCGAGCCGGTTCATGTTGACGATGCGCGTCCCCGTCTCGGGCGCCCCCTCCGCGGCGGCGGAGTCGAATTTCCAGGCGGGCGAGTTGCTCATCGTGTAGCCGCCGCCGCGGACGCCGAACTTCCCGGCGACGGCCGGCAGGGCCATGATCGCGGCCGCGGCGGAGCCGCCGTTGCGGTTGCGCTCGAGGCCCCATCCGCACCGGATCACCGCCGGAGAGATTTCGGCGTACCAGAGCGCGAGCCGCTCGAGATCCGCGGCGGAAACCCCGGCAGCCGCCGCGGCTTGATCGAGCGTCCAGACCCGTGCCGCCGCGCGCAGGCCCCCGACCCCGGTCGCATGGCGCGCGAGGAAACCCTCGTCCGCGCGGCCGGTCTCGAAGAGCCAGTGGATGAGCGAGAGCGCCACGGGCAGGTCCGCCCCCGGCCGGACCGCGAGGTGCAGATCGGCGCGCCGGGCGAGCGGCGTCGAGCGGGGGTCGACGACGACGAGGCGGGCGCCGCGCTTCTGCGCCTCGTAGATCTTCGGCACGAGATGGATCCCGGTGACGGAAGGGTTGGCGCCCCAGACCACGATGAGCCGGGCTTCCGCGTAGTCCTCGTACGAGACCCCCGGCATCTTTCCGTAGAGGCCCTCCGCGGCGCGCCGAGTCGGAGCGGCGCAGATCGTGCGCGCCAGGCGCGACGCACCGAGGCGCCGGAAGAGCCGCTCGTCGGTCGTGTCCTGGGAAAGATAACCGTTCGAGCCGCCGTAAGAGTAGGGAAGGATCGACTCGCCGCCGAAGTCGTCGCGGGCCTCGAGGAGCCGACGGGCGACGGCGTCGAACGCCTCGTCCCACGAAACGTCGTGAAATTCGCCGGCGCCTTTCGCTCCGGCGCGAATGCCCGGCCGCCGCAGGCGGTCCGGCCCGTAGAGGCGTTCCGGAAATCGCCGGACCTTGGCGCAGATGTACCCCTCCGTCACCGGGTTGGCTCGGCCTCCTCCGACGGAGACGACACGCCCGCCCTCGACACCGACCTCGAGGCTGCACGCGTCGGGGCAGTCGAGCGGGCACGCGCTGGGCAGGACTTGCACGCGCCGATTATCGCCGAGCGGCGGCACCCTCGACGGGACCGTTCTGGCTCCCTTCAGGGAGCCATCGCGAACGGAATCGCCGAGACGAAAACGGCGGCGGGTTGCCGTGGATCGGAATGAAGACGCAGAGGCGCGGCCAGACGTGCCGCGCAGGCGGCTTCGTTCCTCCACCTGCCGGCAGGCTGCGGAAACGGCGAAGTGCGGTGAGGCGCGAGCGAGACGCGCGCCCACCGGCCGCCGGACCCGAAGGCGTACTGTGAACGTACGTCACAGGGACCGGCGGCCGAGGACGCGCGTATGGCCATCGCACGGGCGTGCTCGGCGATCCGACGCGTCCGCCGCTGACGCGGCCTCCGCTGGATACCACTCGATGCATCGCCGCACCGGCTAATCGAGCTGGCGGACCATGGGCGGGCGCGAGACCACGAGCCCCACCGCGATCAATCCGGCCGCCACACCGGTCTTCGCGTTGGGCAGCTCGCCCAGCCAGACGATCGCGAGCGCCGTCGCGACGACGGGCTGCAGCGTCACGAAGATGGCCACACGGGAGGCGTGCGTCCGAGCGAGCGCCCAGGCGTTCAACATGTAGGCGGCGACCGAGGCGAACACGATCACCGCGGCGAGGCACAGCCACGCCGTCTCCGTCACCCGCGAGAATCGCATGCGCGCGATCGGCACCGCGGCGAAGACGAGGACCGGCGCCGCGCCCATCAGGAACGTGACCCGGATGAACGTCGCCGCCGAGTATTTCCGCAGGAGGTCGCGCGAGAGCACCAGGTAGAGCGAGTAGCAGGCGGCGTTGGTCATCAGGAGCACGTCGCCGAGGAAGAGGTCGCTCCGCCAGTCGAAGCGTCCCGCGCCGACGAGGACGAGGGCGCCGCCGAGCGCGAGCGCGCATCCGGCGATCTTGCGCAACGCCGCCGACTCCCGTCCGGCCAGGATCGCGAAGCCGAGCGTCAGCAGGGGAATCGTCGTCATCAGGATCGCGGCGTTGATCGCGGTCGAGAGCGACAGCCCCGTGATGAAGAAGATCTGGTTGACCGACACGCCGAGGAACGACAGCAGCCAGAAGCGGCCGCGGTCCTCGCGCGCGATCGGCTCCCTCGGCCGCAGGAGGGAGAGAAGCCACAGCAGGATCGACGCGCCGCCGACGCGGAAAAAAGCGAACGGGAGGGGCGGAATCGTCGCGAGGGCGATCTTTCCGATGACCGGGAAGACGCCGAGGAAGAGCTGGGCGGCGATGAGCGCCGAAAAGACCGGGAGCTCCGAGTCGGCCTTCACGCGTCTTTTTTTCGCTCGCCGTCGGGCTCGACTGTTCGCTCGCCGTCCGGCTCGACGATCCGTTCGATGCGCGCCTCGATTTCGCGCCCCCCGGCCGCGGCCAGCGTGGCGCCGTCTTCGACGTCGCGGCCGACGTAGCCGAGGCCGAGCGGGCCCGACGGCGACCGCGCGGAGGACGTGACGAGTCCCGCCTCGCGCGCCGGGTCGTCCGCGCGGACGAGGCGTTCCCCGGGAGCGGGAGGACCGCTCGAGAAGCGGAAACGGACGAGCCGGCGCGGAAGGCGCCCGTAGGTCCTCATGCGAGCGACGATCTCCTGGCCGACGTAGCATCCCTTCGCGATCGACACGGCCGCCGCGAGCCCCGCCTCGTCGGCAGTGCGCGATTCGTCGATGTCGCGCAGGTCGTCCGGACGTCCCGCTTCGATGCGCCGCGCCTGCGCTTCCTCCTCGGCCATCTCCGCGCCGGCCGCCGCCAGGCGTTCCCGGATCGCTCCCGCGCGGTCCGCGTCGACGATCCACGTCGCCCGGAGCTCGAAAAAGGGCGGCCACGCGTCGACTTCGTCCGGCGGGGGCGGCGCATCCTCGCCGTAGAAGTCGAGCCGGACGAACTTCGACGGAGGCGCCTCGACCCGCACGTCCCGGAAGAGCGCGTACTTGCCGAAATGCGCGGCCGCCCGCTCGACGCGGCCGGGGGAGAGCAGCAGGCGGACGCGATCGCCGCGATCGGCGGCCCGGAAGGTGAACAGGACCTTGCCGGTCGGCGTGAGCGCCGCGCTCCAGAGCGCGCTGCCGGAGCCGAGCGTCCGGAAATCCGCGGTCGCGAGGCCCTGCAGGAATGCCGCGCGGTCGCCGCCCGACACCTCCAGAATGCCGGCGGCCTCGCCGTGCCAGAGGAGCGGCGGATCGTTCACGGGCGGCGGCGGCTCTTCCGGGGCGCCGGATGCGAGATCGGGTTCTGGGCGATCGCGAAGCGGATCTCGCGGAGGACCATGTCAGCGGCGATCCGCGCGTCCTCGGACCCCTTCCGGCCGCCCGGGAGGTCGCCGGCGGCGTGGGAGCGGCGCGCTGAGTCGAGCTTCGCGCGGGCGCCCGCGAGATCCCGCCGGAACATGTCGATCTGCTTCGCGTCGACGTGCTGCGCCACGGCGACCGAGATCTCCTGTTCGGCGTCGGCGAGCTGCCGCTGCGTGGCCTCGATGTTCACGCGGAGCGCTTCGAGCATCTTCTTCCGGTTCTCCGCGGTGAGGCCGACGGCCGAGCGCGAGCGGGCGGCCGACTCGAGGGCGACGATCCGGGCGTCGCCGTACTTGCGCTGCGCCGCGAGCCGCTCCGCCTCGTGGAGAGCGCGTCGCGCTTCCTCGAAGGACGAGGGGGCATAGATCGGCGCCTGCGCCGCCTCGGCCTCGACGAGCCGCCGCTTGGCCTCGTCGATCTCCCGAGAGGGCCGGCGGGCGCACCCCGCGAGCAGGGCGGCGAGGAGGATACAAGCGCATCTCGCCGTCCGAGTAGGAGTGTGCATAATGACCCAAGAATATGACATCGCTTTCGGCA
It includes:
- a CDS encoding aminotransferase class IV, encoding MKAPRITLPVDAPALARGVGFFETLWVLDRRPVFFEAHLARLRTSCAALGVPGPRPSRVRDASKAALRGARRGEEYGMRWSYLAVGHDLDRPRSWRFFAMLFPVPREILRKRRGVRAVLLPRGWERTTPRWKTIDYRASIAGARLARGRAAEEGIFLDEHGRVREGTASNVFLLSGRRAATAPVSASLLPGVVRSWVLENAPRVGLAIEERSFPAVRLRRGGFFTSSLTGIAPIESLDGVKCAPPPPILAELRALYRRTAEEAEFR
- a CDS encoding MBL fold metallo-hydrolase, which codes for MKRLLLLLACGALASAASAAPAVLTVTLLGTGNPRPAVRGGPAILVEGGGRAVLFDAGRGAEEKLFALGLAPKVEVLYLTHLHSDHTVGIPDVWLTGWLFGRSLPLRVFGPAGTGALCRGLERAFSFDVHVRRDVDEKLPAAGAVLDAHEIGDGSVTTEGPLRVTAFSVDHGPVRPALGYRIDAGRHSVVLSGDTRPNDNLVKFARGTDVLVHEVIAPDAERGGAAASFSREQRERIIAHHSTPEQAGEIFSRVKPKLAVYSHIVPSFATAADLVAPTRKTYSGPLEVGEDGMVIEIGDAVRVIPPRK
- a CDS encoding PHB depolymerase family esterase, whose translation is MSRSARIAPLSAAVALVAAAAAAAVRVPDPVPMSWTIDGVPRRALVYPPAVGGGRPAPLVFAFHGHGGNAREAARSMEIQDSWPQAVVAYLQGLPTATAIDPKGRFPGWQRTAGEDGDRDLKFFDAALSTIGERWKVDPDRVYAAGFSNGAIFTYLLWAERAPVFAGFAACAGKIWPPTAPAVPKPLVVIAGERDRILPIAQQRGAIETACRVDGCSKKTRRCGPMCRAFRSSRRAPVEVWIHPGGHVFPPWAGPAVVRFFRNHPRSPRP
- a CDS encoding heparan-alpha-glucosaminide N-acetyltransferase domain-containing protein is translated as MLGETAISVGGAPRTAPARRRIDSVDVLRGLAMIVMALDHARDFFANARFDPLDLSRTTPPLYFTRWITHFCAPVFVFLAGTGARLSLSRGRSPRTLSRFLWTRGLWLVIVEVTLVSFGWSFDPGLHVIVLQVIWAIGWSMVFLALLVRFSPAVAGTIGIAMIAGHNLLDGVRPDAFGPAAWVWNVLHVPSWTPIAQADGHAFMLVYPLIPWAGVMAAGYALGAVYDWEPARRKRFLWRCGAALSLLFVALRWTNAYGDPRPWTPQKNALFTVMSFVNCEKYPPSLLYLLMTLGPSIALLAWLERPARTAASKAVVYGRVPFFYYVIHIPLLHAMAVAAFLFTYGGAALKDGPGHPPPPDFGYGLPAVYLAWAAGVAILYVPCRWFAELKARRRDPWLSYL
- a CDS encoding molybdopterin-dependent oxidoreductase; amino-acid sequence: MQVLPSACPLDCPDACSLEVGVEGGRVVSVGGGRANPVTEGYICAKVRRFPERLYGPDRLRRPGIRAGAKGAGEFHDVSWDEAFDAVARRLLEARDDFGGESILPYSYGGSNGYLSQDTTDERLFRRLGASRLARTICAAPTRRAAEGLYGKMPGVSYEDYAEARLIVVWGANPSVTGIHLVPKIYEAQKRGARLVVVDPRSTPLARRADLHLAVRPGADLPVALSLIHWLFETGRADEGFLARHATGVGGLRAAARVWTLDQAAAAAGVSAADLERLALWYAEISPAVIRCGWGLERNRNGGSAAAAIMALPAVAGKFGVRGGGYTMSNSPAWKFDSAAAEGAPETGTRIVNMNRLGEALAPETAPPVKVLFVYNSNALATAPLQEKVREGLLRDDLFTVVFDQVMTDTARHADVVLPATAFLEHREMSRGYGAYVLHDARPVARPEGEARPNVDVFAELCRRTGVARSGDLESAEEIGAAILAQSPRAEEIRRCLDSTGAAFPDSGARPVQFVDVFPRTPDGKIRLFPEALDRESPAGLYAFRELPDDARHPLALISPASDRMISSTLGELDRDPAALEIHPEDAGRRGLGSGDPVRVFNGLGEVLTFARVTAEVRPGVVRLPKGLWARHTRNGRGANALCPDTLTDLGGGACFNDARVEVERSASPE
- a CDS encoding DMT family transporter, translated to MKADSELPVFSALIAAQLFLGVFPVIGKIALATIPPLPFAFFRVGGASILLWLLSLLRPREPIAREDRGRFWLLSFLGVSVNQIFFITGLSLSTAINAAILMTTIPLLTLGFAILAGRESAALRKIAGCALALGGALVLVGAGRFDWRSDLFLGDVLLMTNAACYSLYLVLSRDLLRKYSAATFIRVTFLMGAAPVLVFAAVPIARMRFSRVTETAWLCLAAVIVFASVAAYMLNAWALARTHASRVAIFVTLQPVVATALAIVWLGELPNAKTGVAAGLIAVGLVVSRPPMVRQLD